The Paracoccus sp. MC1862 genome includes a window with the following:
- a CDS encoding SDR family NAD(P)-dependent oxidoreductase, whose amino-acid sequence MPDHAIHPDLADRAVFITGGGAGIGAALTEGFLRQGSRVAFVQRSDATPFCDEMERLTGRRPLFIRCDITDTAALRAAVAEAAAAHGPAGVLVNNAASDARHDTLEITPEAWSRIMAVNLDAVFFAMQAVIEGMRELGGGSVVNFSSISYMMGNAGYPGYAAANAGITGLTRALAREFGPDRIRCNALMPGWVMTERQRELWVTPEALEGHLERQCLKTPLEPQDIVGGTLFLASEASRMMTGQALVIDGGVVTTG is encoded by the coding sequence ATGCCCGACCACGCCATCCATCCTGACCTTGCGGACCGGGCGGTCTTCATCACCGGCGGCGGCGCCGGGATCGGAGCCGCGCTGACCGAGGGCTTCCTGCGCCAGGGCAGCCGCGTGGCCTTTGTCCAGCGATCGGACGCCACCCCCTTCTGCGACGAGATGGAGCGGCTGACCGGCCGCCGTCCCCTGTTCATCCGCTGCGACATCACCGACACCGCCGCCCTGCGCGCCGCAGTGGCAGAAGCCGCCGCTGCCCATGGCCCGGCGGGCGTGCTGGTCAACAACGCCGCCAGTGACGCCCGCCATGACACGCTGGAGATCACGCCCGAGGCGTGGAGCCGGATCATGGCCGTGAACCTCGACGCCGTGTTCTTCGCCATGCAGGCGGTGATCGAGGGGATGCGGGAACTGGGCGGCGGGTCGGTCGTCAACTTCTCCTCCATCTCCTACATGATGGGGAACGCGGGCTATCCCGGCTATGCGGCGGCGAATGCGGGGATCACCGGACTGACCCGGGCGCTCGCGCGCGAGTTCGGCCCCGACCGCATCCGCTGCAACGCGCTGATGCCCGGCTGGGTCATGACCGAGCGCCAGCGCGAGCTGTGGGTCACGCCCGAGGCGCTGGAGGGGCATCTGGAACGGCAATGCCTCAAGACCCCGCTCGAACCCCAGGACATCGTCGGGGGGACGCTGTTTCTTGCATCGGAAGCAAGCCGGATGATGACCGGGCAGGCGCTGGTCATCGACGGCGGCGTGGTGACGACGGGGTAG
- a CDS encoding SMP-30/gluconolactonase/LRE family protein, translated as MTAQASVLDDRRCDLGEGPLWHPARGQLFWFDINRGQLLSRNDEGPLSWDFGGPVSAAGWLDEGHLLVASDRALLRFSIKDGSTEPVVALEADDPRTRSNDGRADPWGGFWIGTMGRQAEPGLGAIWRYHRGELRRMFSGITISNAISFAPDGSHACFADTRRRMIWRVALTGADGWPAGDPQPFVDLGPAGLNPDGAVMDAEGTLWVALWGDGSVTGFCPDGQRRERLALPSPHVSCPAFGGEGFGTLYATTACEGLGAAALEAHPQAGMTFTVATGLRGQAEHRVVL; from the coding sequence ATGACCGCACAAGCCAGCGTTCTGGACGACCGCCGCTGCGATCTGGGCGAGGGGCCGCTGTGGCACCCGGCCCGCGGGCAGCTATTCTGGTTCGACATCAACCGCGGCCAGCTTCTGTCGCGCAATGACGAGGGGCCGCTGTCCTGGGACTTCGGGGGTCCCGTCTCGGCCGCAGGCTGGCTGGACGAAGGGCATCTGCTGGTCGCCTCGGACAGGGCGCTGCTGCGTTTCTCGATCAAGGACGGCAGCACCGAGCCAGTCGTGGCGCTTGAGGCGGACGATCCGCGCACGCGTTCGAACGACGGGCGGGCGGACCCCTGGGGCGGGTTCTGGATCGGCACCATGGGCCGGCAGGCGGAACCGGGCCTTGGCGCGATCTGGCGCTATCACCGGGGCGAGCTGCGGCGGATGTTCAGCGGCATCACCATCAGCAACGCCATCAGCTTTGCCCCCGACGGCAGCCATGCCTGTTTCGCCGACACCCGCAGGCGGATGATCTGGCGCGTGGCGCTGACCGGGGCCGATGGCTGGCCCGCGGGCGACCCGCAGCCCTTCGTCGATCTCGGCCCCGCGGGACTTAACCCCGATGGCGCTGTCATGGATGCCGAGGGCACGCTGTGGGTGGCGCTGTGGGGCGACGGCTCGGTCACGGGCTTCTGCCCGGACGGCCAGCGGCGCGAGCGGCTGGCGCTGCCCTCGCCCCATGTCTCCTGCCCCGCCTTCGGCGGCGAGGGGTTCGGCACGCTTTACGCCACCACCGCCTGCGAAGGGCTGGGCGCCGCAGCGCTGGAGGCCCATCCGCAGGCCGGAATGACCTTCACCGTCGCCACCGGACTGCGCGGGCAGGCCGAGCATCGGGTTGTCCTGTGA
- the otsA gene encoding alpha,alpha-trehalose-phosphate synthase (UDP-forming), producing the protein MSRLIVVSNRVPDPTKGAPAGGLAVALHSALEKAGGVWMGWSGKSSGVKEPGPLQFVERGNITYALTDLSRRDLSEYYAGFANSVLWPLCHYRLDLTEYARKDMAGYFRVNRFFAERLRPLIQPDDLIWIHDYHLIPMAAELRQMGVENRIGFFMHIPWPSPDVFFTLPVHEAIIGGLTAYDVVGFQTEYDVENFALGLRREGIGRDLGQGWMTAHGRRFRACAFPIGINVAEFAMMAKRAVRNTAVKRTAVSFNGRDLIIGVDRLDYSKGLTHRIDGFERFLIANPDWRGRTTLLQVTPKSRSDVPGYSDMQRQVAEHAGRVNGAMGTMDWTPIRYINQSVGRSTLAGLYRVARVGLVTPLRDGMNLVAKEFVAAQNPADPGVLVLSRFAGAARELDAAVLVNPYDIEAVGNAIARALSMPLEERIERFTAMMARLEQNDISKWCADFLAALGPEGAAPQAAA; encoded by the coding sequence GTGAGCCGGCTGATCGTCGTCTCGAACCGCGTGCCCGACCCGACCAAGGGGGCGCCCGCCGGCGGTCTGGCCGTCGCATTGCATTCCGCGCTGGAAAAGGCGGGCGGCGTCTGGATGGGTTGGTCCGGCAAGTCCAGCGGCGTGAAGGAACCGGGGCCGCTGCAGTTCGTGGAACGCGGCAACATCACCTATGCCCTGACCGACCTGTCGCGGCGCGACCTGTCCGAATATTACGCGGGCTTTGCCAACAGCGTGCTGTGGCCCTTGTGCCATTACCGGCTGGACCTGACGGAATACGCCCGCAAGGACATGGCGGGCTATTTCCGGGTGAACCGCTTTTTCGCGGAACGGCTGCGGCCCCTGATCCAGCCCGACGACCTGATCTGGATTCACGACTATCACCTGATCCCGATGGCCGCCGAGCTGCGCCAGATGGGGGTGGAAAACCGCATCGGCTTCTTCATGCACATCCCCTGGCCCTCGCCGGATGTGTTCTTCACCCTGCCGGTGCATGAGGCGATCATCGGCGGCCTGACGGCCTATGACGTGGTGGGCTTCCAGACCGAATACGACGTCGAGAACTTCGCCCTCGGCCTCAGGCGCGAGGGGATCGGGCGCGACCTCGGCCAAGGCTGGATGACCGCCCATGGCCGCCGCTTCCGCGCCTGCGCCTTTCCCATCGGCATCAACGTTGCCGAATTCGCCATGATGGCGAAACGGGCGGTGCGGAACACGGCGGTCAAGCGCACCGCCGTCAGCTTCAACGGCCGCGACCTGATCATCGGGGTGGACCGGCTGGATTACTCCAAGGGCCTGACCCACCGCATCGACGGGTTCGAGCGGTTCCTGATCGCCAACCCCGACTGGCGCGGGCGCACGACGCTGCTGCAGGTCACGCCGAAATCCCGCAGCGACGTGCCGGGCTATTCCGACATGCAGCGGCAGGTGGCCGAGCACGCGGGCCGCGTGAACGGCGCGATGGGCACGATGGACTGGACGCCCATCCGCTATATCAACCAGTCCGTCGGGCGCAGCACGCTTGCGGGCCTTTACCGCGTCGCCCGCGTTGGACTGGTGACGCCCCTGCGCGACGGCATGAACTTGGTGGCCAAGGAATTCGTCGCCGCCCAGAACCCCGCCGATCCCGGCGTCCTGGTCCTGTCCCGCTTTGCCGGCGCGGCGCGGGAACTGGACGCCGCGGTGCTGGTCAACCCTTACGACATCGAGGCCGTCGGCAACGCCATCGCCCGCGCCCTGTCCATGCCGCTCGAGGAACGGATCGAGCGGTTCACCGCGATGATGGCCCGGCTGGAACAGAACGACATCTCGAAATGGTGCGCGGATTTCCTGGCCGCGCTGGGGCCCGAGGGGGCCGCGCCGCAGGCTGCGGCCTAA
- a CDS encoding glycoside hydrolase family 15 protein, whose product MNAPLEALAPAGTASLPSHSLDLGVIGNAAAAALVDRNGSIVWMCAPRMDGDPVFCRLLAGTQAEGGDWSITIEDFAHSEQRYLRNTAILETILTDGAGNRLRILDFAPRFKELGRIFRPLGIVRMIEPLEGTPRARVLMRPRHGYGAHVPETTRGTNHIRFLLGEQVLRLTTNAPIDYIEHGRAFLIDRPYAFVFGADERLSEAPLQMARGFLDKTADYWRNWVRYLSVPLDYQDVVIRSAITLKLCAHEETGGIVAALTTSIPEYGESGRTWDYRFCWLRDSYFTVSALNLLGATRTMEEYLSYVSNIAAGSPDGYLQPLFGLGLERQVDEEMVPTLPGYRSLGPVRRGNAAYTQVQNDGYGSVILSITQAFFDERLPTMGGEALFTRLERLGRQAAMRWNQPDAGLWEFRTRGAVHTHSAVMCWAACDRLAKIAARLALSEREAQWRAEADLIREGILEQGWNKELQSFVSSFGGRDLDASLLLMPQVGIIPAHDPRFLSTLEACEKHLRFGNHLYRYRAPDDFGEPETAFTACTFWLIDALVRVGRREDARQIFAEILRTRNHLGLLSEGVHVETGELWGNFPQTYSMVGLVHAAMHLSRRWEDVL is encoded by the coding sequence ATGAACGCGCCCCTCGAGGCCCTTGCCCCCGCCGGAACGGCCAGCCTTCCAAGCCATTCGCTCGACCTCGGCGTCATCGGCAATGCCGCGGCGGCCGCGCTGGTGGACCGCAACGGCTCGATTGTCTGGATGTGCGCGCCGCGCATGGACGGCGACCCGGTCTTCTGCCGCCTCTTGGCCGGCACGCAGGCCGAGGGCGGCGACTGGTCGATCACCATCGAGGATTTCGCCCACAGCGAACAGCGCTACCTGCGCAACACGGCGATCCTGGAAACGATCCTGACCGACGGCGCGGGCAACCGGCTCCGCATCCTTGATTTCGCACCGCGCTTCAAGGAGTTGGGCAGGATCTTCCGCCCCCTGGGCATCGTGCGGATGATCGAACCGCTGGAGGGCACGCCGCGCGCCCGCGTTCTGATGCGCCCGCGCCACGGCTACGGCGCCCATGTCCCCGAGACCACGCGCGGCACCAACCACATCCGCTTCCTGTTGGGCGAGCAGGTGCTGCGCCTGACCACCAACGCGCCCATAGACTACATCGAGCATGGCAGGGCCTTCCTGATCGACCGCCCCTATGCCTTCGTCTTCGGCGCCGACGAACGTCTGTCCGAGGCCCCGCTGCAGATGGCGCGCGGCTTCCTCGACAAGACCGCCGATTACTGGCGGAACTGGGTCCGCTACCTGTCGGTGCCGCTGGACTATCAGGACGTGGTGATCCGCTCGGCCATCACGCTGAAGCTTTGCGCGCATGAGGAAACCGGGGGCATCGTCGCGGCGCTGACGACCTCGATCCCCGAATACGGGGAAAGCGGGCGGACCTGGGATTATCGCTTCTGCTGGCTCAGGGATTCCTATTTCACCGTCAGCGCGCTGAACCTGCTGGGCGCGACCCGGACGATGGAGGAATACCTGTCCTATGTCTCGAACATCGCGGCAGGCTCGCCCGACGGCTACCTGCAGCCGCTGTTCGGGCTGGGGCTGGAACGGCAGGTGGACGAAGAGATGGTGCCCACCCTGCCCGGCTATCGCAGCCTCGGCCCCGTGCGGCGCGGCAACGCCGCCTATACGCAGGTGCAGAACGACGGCTACGGCTCGGTGATCCTGTCGATCACGCAGGCCTTCTTCGACGAACGCCTGCCCACCATGGGCGGCGAGGCGCTGTTCACCCGGCTGGAACGACTGGGCCGGCAGGCGGCCATGCGCTGGAACCAACCCGACGCGGGGTTGTGGGAATTCCGCACCCGCGGCGCGGTCCACACCCATTCCGCCGTGATGTGCTGGGCCGCCTGCGACCGGCTGGCCAAGATCGCCGCCCGGCTGGCCCTGTCCGAACGCGAGGCGCAGTGGCGGGCCGAGGCCGACCTGATCCGCGAGGGCATTCTCGAACAAGGCTGGAACAAGGAACTGCAGAGCTTCGTGTCCAGCTTCGGCGGCCGCGACCTCGACGCGAGCCTGCTGCTGATGCCGCAGGTCGGCATCATCCCGGCGCATGACCCCCGCTTCCTGTCCACGCTGGAGGCCTGCGAGAAGCACCTGCGCTTTGGCAACCACCTTTACCGCTATCGCGCCCCTGACGATTTCGGAGAGCCGGAGACCGCCTTCACCGCCTGCACCTTCTGGCTGATCGACGCGCTTGTCCGTGTTGGCCGCCGCGAGGACGCGCGCCAGATCTTCGCCGAGATCCTGCGCACCCGGAACCACCTTGGCCTGCTCTCCGAAGGGGTCCATGTCGAGACGGGCGAGCTTTGGGGCAACTTCCCGCAGACCTATTCGATGGTCGGGCTTGTCCATGCCGCCATGCACCTGTCCCGACGATGGGAGGACGTGCTGTGA
- the otsB gene encoding trehalose-phosphatase, with the protein MDQNSSCEMSGAAPVPAGLPDRVDGLALFLDIDGTLLDIADTPDGIVVPPGLAGALERLTARLGGAMALVTGRSLATVDRLFPGLSATVNGLHGAEWRDGSGRVFAPDTTDAFSGAKQRLREQAARWPGVVFEDKGPAFAAHYRLAPASESQVRRLMQALAETVGDRWKLQEGKAVVELRPHGRDKGDALMQTMGQKAFAGRRPLAIGDDVTDEAMFAAANRLGGLSVRVGTDGRETLARGRLASPAELRGWIERVSR; encoded by the coding sequence ATGGACCAGAACTCCTCGTGCGAGATGTCCGGGGCTGCGCCCGTGCCTGCCGGGCTGCCCGACAGGGTGGATGGGCTTGCCCTGTTCCTGGACATCGACGGCACGCTTCTGGACATCGCGGACACCCCGGACGGAATCGTGGTGCCGCCGGGGCTGGCCGGGGCGCTGGAACGGCTGACCGCAAGGCTGGGCGGCGCGATGGCGCTGGTCACGGGTCGGTCGCTTGCCACCGTGGACCGGCTGTTTCCCGGCCTTTCCGCCACGGTCAACGGGCTGCACGGGGCGGAATGGCGCGACGGGTCCGGGCGGGTCTTCGCCCCCGACACCACCGACGCCTTTTCGGGCGCCAAGCAGCGGCTGCGCGAACAGGCCGCCCGCTGGCCCGGCGTCGTGTTCGAGGACAAGGGCCCGGCATTCGCCGCCCATTACCGCCTTGCCCCGGCCAGCGAATCGCAGGTGCGGCGGCTGATGCAGGCGCTTGCGGAAACCGTTGGCGACAGGTGGAAACTGCAGGAAGGAAAGGCGGTTGTGGAGTTGCGGCCGCACGGCCGGGACAAGGGAGACGCATTGATGCAGACGATGGGGCAAAAGGCTTTCGCAGGGCGCCGGCCGTTGGCGATCGGGGACGACGTGACGGACGAGGCGATGTTCGCGGCCGCGAACCGACTTGGCGGCCTGTCGGTCCGGGTCGGAACCGATGGGCGCGAAACCCTCGCGCGGGGCCGCCTCGCCTCGCCGGCCGAACTGCGCGGCTGGATCGAGCGGGTGTCGCGATGA
- a CDS encoding DUF4440 domain-containing protein yields the protein MDDKRVWEFEESLWRASEERYHERVDPDCVMALSRAPWLFTGDAAIEAVSHTPAWEEVAFSQQDVRRPQEGLIAIAYCVVASREGTRFAAACTSVYRRRGHDDWTVVQHTQIALDSQENA from the coding sequence ATGGACGACAAGCGGGTCTGGGAATTCGAGGAAAGCCTGTGGCGGGCAAGCGAGGAACGCTATCACGAGCGGGTGGACCCCGACTGCGTGATGGCCCTGAGCCGGGCGCCCTGGCTGTTCACGGGCGATGCCGCGATTGAGGCGGTCAGCCACACGCCCGCATGGGAGGAGGTCGCCTTTTCGCAGCAGGACGTGCGCCGGCCGCAGGAAGGGCTGATCGCCATTGCCTATTGCGTGGTCGCCAGCCGGGAGGGGACGCGCTTCGCCGCCGCCTGCACCTCGGTCTACCGCCGCCGCGGCCATGACGACTGGACCGTGGTCCAGCATACGCAGATTGCCCTTGATTCACAGGAGAACGCATGA
- a CDS encoding pyridoxamine 5'-phosphate oxidase family protein — translation MMTDDAKIEARFWKALAAERVMMLGVDGVEDGFARPMYVQIDAERSPLWFFTSSDNHIVGKLTEGRRAIATFSAKGELYASIQGSLSLSQDRAMIDKLWNPQVAAWYEKGKDDPKLRLLRLDADQAEIWLDGSSLLAGVKSLLGVDPKMDYKDDQASVRL, via the coding sequence ATGATGACCGACGACGCCAAGATCGAGGCCCGCTTCTGGAAGGCGCTTGCCGCGGAACGCGTGATGATGCTGGGGGTGGACGGGGTCGAGGACGGCTTCGCCCGCCCGATGTACGTCCAGATCGACGCGGAACGCTCGCCCCTGTGGTTCTTCACCTCAAGCGACAACCACATCGTGGGCAAGCTGACCGAAGGCCGCCGCGCCATCGCCACCTTTTCCGCCAAGGGAGAGCTTTACGCCTCGATCCAGGGCAGCCTCAGCCTGTCGCAGGACCGCGCCATGATCGACAAGTTGTGGAACCCGCAGGTCGCCGCCTGGTACGAGAAGGGCAAGGACGACCCCAAGCTGCGGCTGCTGCGCCTTGACGCAGATCAGGCCGAGATCTGGCTGGACGGCTCCAGCCTGCTGGCGGGGGTCAAGTCGCTGCTCGGGGTTGATCCCAAGATGGATTACAAGGACGACCAGGCCTCGGTGCGCTTGTAG
- the ggt gene encoding gamma-glutamyltransferase codes for MGQLGSRRLCFVGALWLGTGAAFAASPVPVEGQNGMVVTAQHLASQVGVDMLKAGGNAVDAAVAVGYALAVVYPTAGNLGGGGFMTIRLADGTTTFLDFRERAPLAATSTMYLDPEGNPIPGASTDGYLAVGTPGSVAGFEMARETYGTRPREELLAPAIRLATEGFVLEQGDIASFADGNDRLAQDPAAARIFLKDGQPYRIGDRLVQADLAGSLRQISDGGAEAFYNGGIADLIVQASEANGGILAKEDFQQYRVREMAPVTCSYRGYDIASAPPPSSGGLIICEILNVLEGYPISYLGHGSAETTRLMVEAMRHAYVDRNTALGDPDFVQNPVERLTSKAYADEIRSRIDAFRAGVSAELKIDVAPESPETTHYSIIDKDGNAVAVTYTLNGSFGTAKVAEGTGILLNNEMDDFTVKPGVPNLYGLVQGEANAIEPRKSPLSSMSPTIVSRDGEPFMVIGSPGGARIITITLQAIMNVIDHGMDLQEAIDAPRIHHQWLPDRVFVEPRGLSPDTMRLLVGMGYDIGTDPNWPVWGEAAGILVGGKSLRDIEDGDGGGYHGAIDSRASAGAAIGY; via the coding sequence ATGGGGCAACTGGGATCAAGGCGGCTTTGTTTCGTGGGGGCACTATGGCTTGGGACAGGCGCGGCCTTTGCCGCATCCCCTGTCCCGGTCGAAGGGCAAAACGGCATGGTGGTGACGGCGCAGCATCTTGCCTCGCAGGTCGGCGTCGATATGCTGAAGGCCGGCGGCAATGCGGTCGATGCCGCCGTGGCGGTCGGCTATGCGCTGGCGGTGGTTTATCCGACCGCGGGCAACCTCGGCGGCGGCGGCTTCATGACGATCCGGCTTGCTGATGGGACCACGACATTCCTCGACTTCCGCGAGCGCGCGCCCTTGGCCGCGACCAGCACCATGTATCTGGACCCCGAGGGCAACCCGATCCCCGGCGCCAGCACCGACGGCTATCTGGCCGTGGGCACGCCGGGGTCCGTCGCGGGCTTCGAGATGGCGCGTGAGACATACGGCACCCGGCCGCGCGAGGAGCTGCTGGCCCCTGCGATCCGGCTGGCAACGGAAGGCTTTGTGCTGGAACAGGGCGACATCGCCTCGTTCGCGGATGGCAATGACCGGCTGGCCCAGGACCCTGCGGCCGCAAGGATCTTCCTGAAGGACGGCCAGCCCTATCGGATCGGGGACCGGCTGGTGCAGGCGGACCTTGCCGGGTCGCTGCGGCAGATTTCCGACGGCGGGGCGGAGGCCTTCTACAACGGCGGCATCGCCGACCTGATCGTGCAGGCGAGCGAGGCCAATGGCGGCATCCTCGCGAAAGAGGATTTCCAGCAATACCGGGTCCGCGAGATGGCGCCCGTGACCTGCAGCTATCGCGGCTACGACATCGCCTCGGCGCCGCCGCCCTCGTCCGGCGGGCTGATCATCTGCGAGATCCTGAACGTGCTGGAAGGCTATCCGATTTCCTATCTGGGCCATGGCTCGGCGGAAACCACGCGGCTGATGGTCGAGGCGATGCGCCACGCCTATGTGGACCGCAACACCGCGCTGGGCGATCCCGATTTCGTGCAGAACCCGGTCGAAAGGCTGACCAGCAAGGCCTATGCCGACGAGATCCGGTCGCGCATCGACGCCTTCCGCGCCGGCGTCAGCGCCGAGTTGAAGATCGATGTCGCGCCCGAGTCCCCGGAAACGACGCATTATTCGATCATCGACAAGGACGGGAACGCCGTCGCCGTCACCTATACGCTGAACGGCTCGTTCGGGACGGCCAAGGTGGCCGAGGGCACCGGTATCCTTCTGAACAACGAGATGGACGACTTCACCGTCAAGCCGGGGGTGCCCAACCTTTACGGGCTGGTGCAGGGCGAGGCCAACGCCATCGAACCGCGCAAGTCGCCCCTGTCCTCGATGAGCCCGACCATCGTTTCCAGGGACGGCGAGCCCTTCATGGTGATCGGCAGCCCCGGCGGGGCGCGCATCATCACCATCACCCTGCAGGCGATCATGAACGTGATCGACCACGGCATGGACCTGCAGGAAGCCATCGACGCCCCGCGCATCCATCACCAGTGGCTGCCCGACCGGGTCTTCGTCGAGCCGCGCGGCCTGTCCCCGGACACCATGCGCCTGCTGGTCGGGATGGGATACGACATCGGCACCGATCCGAACTGGCCGGTCTGGGGCGAGGCGGCGGGCATCCTTGTCGGCGGCAAGAGCCTGCGGGACATCGAGGACGGCGACGGCGGGGGCTATCACGGCGCGATCGACAGCCGCGCGAGTGCCGGGGCCGCGATCGGTTACTAG
- a CDS encoding glutathione S-transferase family protein, producing the protein MLVQGKWVADWQPVQAKDEKGGFVRQTSGFRNWITPDGSPGPSGEGGFAAEPGRYHLYVALICPWASRTLIGRRLKKLEDVISVSVVEPELGDQGWRFAVPDPLTGADHLHQIYSGADPQVSGRATVPVLWDKRQRTIVNNESAEILRMMTTGFGDLADPTFDLYPADLQDEIEALNARIYPRLNNGVYRAGFATTQEAYDEAFHDVFAMLDELEGRFSDGRAFLSGDRVTEADIRLFVTLVRFDAAYHGLFKCNLRRLADYPALSAYLERFLALPGVRDTVSIDHIKRGYYSIKALNPTGIVPLGPRLEWDRQPL; encoded by the coding sequence ATGCTTGTGCAAGGAAAATGGGTGGCCGACTGGCAGCCGGTGCAGGCCAAGGACGAAAAGGGCGGCTTCGTCCGCCAGACATCGGGCTTCCGCAACTGGATCACCCCCGACGGCAGCCCCGGCCCGAGTGGCGAGGGCGGCTTTGCCGCCGAACCCGGCCGCTATCATCTTTACGTCGCGCTGATCTGCCCCTGGGCCTCGCGCACGCTGATCGGGCGCAGGCTGAAGAAGCTGGAGGACGTGATCTCGGTTTCGGTAGTCGAGCCGGAACTGGGCGACCAGGGCTGGCGCTTTGCCGTGCCCGACCCGCTGACCGGCGCCGACCACCTGCACCAGATCTACAGCGGGGCCGATCCGCAGGTCTCGGGCCGGGCCACGGTGCCGGTCCTCTGGGACAAGCGGCAGCGCACCATCGTCAACAACGAATCCGCCGAGATCCTGCGGATGATGACCACCGGCTTCGGCGATCTGGCCGACCCGACCTTCGACCTCTACCCCGCCGATCTGCAGGACGAGATCGAGGCGCTGAACGCCCGCATCTATCCACGCCTGAACAACGGAGTCTATCGCGCAGGCTTCGCCACCACGCAGGAAGCCTATGACGAGGCCTTCCACGATGTCTTCGCCATGCTGGACGAACTGGAAGGGCGCTTCTCGGATGGACGCGCCTTCCTGTCGGGCGATCGGGTGACGGAAGCCGACATCCGCCTGTTCGTGACGCTGGTGCGCTTCGACGCGGCCTATCACGGACTGTTCAAGTGCAACCTGCGCCGGCTGGCCGACTATCCGGCGCTCAGCGCCTATCTAGAACGCTTCCTCGCCCTGCCAGGCGTGCGCGACACGGTCAGCATCGACCACATCAAGCGCGGCTATTATTCCATAAAGGCGCTGAACCCGACCGGCATCGTGCCGCTGGGTCCCAGGCTGGAATGGGACCGCCAGCCGCTCTGA
- a CDS encoding aldo/keto reductase, producing the protein MEKRELGKSGIAIAPLVFGGNVFGWTTDRQQSFTLLDRFTGQGFNAIDTADVYSSWAPGLSGGESETVIGEWLAQGGRRDDVVLMTKVGMWESRKGLSAANIEAALDDSLRRLQTDHVDVYFAHVDDESVPFEETLGAFSRLIEAGKVRAIGASNHSADRLQAALDAAKAAGLPRYEMVQPAYNLHDRKDFEQSLLPVIQSERLGAVSYFSLASGFLSGKYRTKADLEGSSRKGFLEGYFDDRGARILTALREVAEGVGAPQAQVALAWLMSRPGLTAPIASATSVQQLDEIMGAVALDLPTEARERLDAASR; encoded by the coding sequence AACGTCTTCGGCTGGACCACCGACCGGCAGCAGTCCTTCACCCTGCTGGATCGCTTCACCGGGCAAGGCTTCAACGCCATCGACACCGCGGATGTCTATTCCAGCTGGGCGCCCGGCCTGTCGGGCGGGGAATCGGAAACCGTCATCGGCGAATGGCTGGCCCAGGGGGGCCGCCGCGACGACGTGGTGCTGATGACCAAGGTCGGCATGTGGGAGAGCCGCAAGGGCCTCTCTGCCGCCAATATCGAGGCCGCGCTGGACGATTCGCTGCGTCGCCTGCAGACCGACCATGTGGACGTCTATTTCGCCCATGTGGACGACGAGAGCGTGCCTTTCGAGGAAACGCTGGGCGCCTTTTCCCGGCTGATCGAGGCCGGCAAGGTCCGCGCCATCGGCGCCTCGAACCACTCGGCCGACCGCCTGCAGGCCGCGCTGGATGCGGCAAAAGCCGCCGGGCTGCCGCGCTACGAGATGGTCCAGCCCGCCTACAACCTTCATGACCGCAAGGACTTCGAGCAGTCGCTGCTGCCGGTCATCCAGTCCGAAAGGCTTGGCGCGGTCAGCTATTTCTCGCTGGCGAGCGGCTTCCTGTCCGGGAAATACCGCACGAAGGCCGATCTTGAGGGCAGCAGCCGCAAGGGCTTCCTCGAAGGCTATTTCGACGACCGCGGCGCGCGTATCCTGACCGCGCTGCGCGAGGTGGCCGAAGGTGTAGGCGCCCCGCAGGCGCAGGTCGCGCTGGCCTGGCTGATGTCGCGCCCCGGCCTGACCGCGCCCATCGCCAGCGCCACCAGCGTTCAGCAACTGGACGAGATCATGGGCGCCGTGGCCCTCGACCTGCCCACTGAGGCCCGCGAGCGGCTGGACGCGGCGAGCCGCTGA